In Styela clava chromosome 14, kaStyClav1.hap1.2, whole genome shotgun sequence, the following are encoded in one genomic region:
- the LOC144432033 gene encoding uncharacterized protein LOC144432033, with translation MAGMDLEHLIVEVRERKCLYAVKEAAYGDTIKKGKAWEEVAEALGRSVTDCKTRWRSTKDRYRKEKRRESEATRSGAAAGGYRAWKFMEVLKFLDEHVDFRTTSSNIDEDVTLVVLQDGNNVQMSGEADNLPNMNTSCTTSASDKDALTKATDLDETIMSLVNKESDDAEKFALSLVDTLRRLPVQRLQLAKIKIHELLYNIEFGEI, from the exons ATGGCAGGTATGGACTTAGAACATCTCATAGTTGAGGTCAGAGAAAGGAAGTGTCTTTACGCTGTAAAAGAAGCAGCCTACGGGGATACAATTAAAAAGGGAAAGGCGTGGGAAGAGGTCGCAGAGGCGTTGGGAAGAAGTG tgacagattGTAAGACCAGATGGAGATCTACAAAGGATAGGTATAGGAAAGAGAAAAGAAGGGAATCAGAGGCTACGAGGAGTGGGGCAGCAGCAGGGGGATATAGAGCATGGAAGTTCATGGAGGTGCTAAAGTTCCTAGACGAGCACGTCGACTTTCGAAC AACGTCTTCAAATATTGACGAGGATGTCACTCTTGTGGTGCTCCAAGATGGAAATAATGTCCAAATGAGTGGTGAAGCTGACAACTTACCTAATATGAACACCAGTTGCACTACATCAGCATCTGATAAAGATGCACTTACAAAAGCGACTGATCTTGACGAAACTATCATGAGTCTTGTCAACAAAG AGAGTGATGATGCTGAAAAATTTGCATTGAGCCTCGTAGATACTCTACGCAGGCTACCAGTACAACGTTTGCAACttgcgaaaattaaaattcatgaGCTTCTGTACAACATCGAATTTGGGGAAATATAA
- the LOC120347501 gene encoding uncharacterized protein LOC120347501, which yields MEPVPALTVVVDFDNVLESGVGKEIARTCESCGKTFPSIVRLLQHKRQHKHRQTVTEGDITEAWCNVSNNSTIPNNVLAYFIDVCNRNRKTTNGGSDFMSSFSKDAIEKIPSLIPEMPRTRLLQTVRKVFDQLAIKQASKDTGKLSRDMPNLNKDEIFIIEYIGGHILQRMRKLTKNPEEYDCICSLICKEPQNPPDSLITVLQNKDYGSLTTPAPELVQFLVELEKEFRKGYKHDKILFNILDNINLNDMSIALRNIITLDQIEKMSLHYLKIRCYQKARVLNDQFNHPKDQNIGLRKALKAKLGGEKP from the exons ATGGAGCCTGTGCCTGCTTTAACGGTCGTTGTcgattttgataatgttttaGAAAGTGGAGTTGGGAAGGAAATCGCAAGAAC TTGTGAAAGTTGCGGGAAAACGTTTCCAAGTATTGTGAGACTCCTACAGCACAAGAGGCAGCATAAACATA GACAAACAGTAACAGAAGGGGACATAACAGAAGCCTGGTGTAATGTCAGTAACAACAGTACGATCCCGAACAATGTACTTGCGTACTTCATTGATGTTTGCAATAGGAATAGGAAAACAACCAACGGAGGTTCCGATTTCATGTCATCGTTCAGCAAAGATGCCATAGAAAAGATACCATCACTTATTCCTGAAATGCCACGTACTCGTTTACTGCAGACCGTGCGCAAAGTTTTCGATCAACTTGCGATAAAACAAGCAAGCAAAGACACTGGGAAACTCAGTAGAGATATGCCGAACTTGAATAAGGATGAAATTTTCATCATTGAATATATAGGAGGCCACATCCTGCAGCGCATGAGAAAATTGACTAAAAACCCCGAAGAGTATGATTGTATATGCAGCCTTATTTGTAAAGAGCCACAAAACCCACCAGACTCTCTTATAACTGTATTGCAAAATAAAGATTATGGGTCGCTAACTACACCTGCGCCAGAATTGGTTCAATTTCTGGTAGAACTTGAGAAAGAATTCAGGAAAGGATATAAGcatgataaaattttgttcaatattttggaCAACATTAATCTAAACGATATGAGCATTGCTTTACGAAATATTATTACTTTGGATCAGATTGAAAAAATGTCGTTACATTATTTAAAAATCCGTTGCTACCAAAAAGCTAGAGTTCTAAATGATCAGTTCAACCACCCAAAAGATCAAAACATTGGCCTTCGCAAAGCGTTGAAGGCAAAATTGGGTGGTGAGAAgccataa